The genomic interval GCATGGCAGGTGCGGATGCTGGAGGAGCAGGACGTGCTGGGGGACAGCTGGAAGTTTGTGCAGGCCGGGGTGACGCGGCTTGAGGAAAGGGTGTATCGGGTTTCCGGCCGGTAGGGGGGCGTTGCCTGACCCGACGAACAGCTCGCCTCAGCCGAAGGGGAAACCGGATCAAAAAAAGGCCCGCATCGCTGCGGGCCTTTCTGTTGTCGCGTGGGAATCAACCGCGACGACGCAGGGCGTCGATGCGTTCTTCCAGCGGCGGGTGGCTCATGAACATGCGGGCCAGGCCCTGCTTGATGCCGCCGTTGATGCCGAACGCGTTCAGGGTGTCGGGCATGTGCACCGGCAGGCCTTGTTCGGCGCGCAGGCGTTGCAGGGCGCCGATCATCGCGCTGGTGCCGGCCAGGCGTGCGCCGGCTTCGTCGGCGCGGTATTCGCGCTTGCGCGAGAACCACATCACGATCGCGCTGGCCAGGATGCCCAGCACCAGTTCGGCGAAGATGGTCGCCACGTAGTAGGCGATGCCCTGGCCTTCTTCGTTCTTGAAGATGACCTTGTCGACGAAGTTGCCGATGATCCGGGCGAAGAACATCACGAAGGTGTTCACCACGCCCTGGATCAGCGCCAGGGTGACCATGTCGCCGTTGGCGACGTGGCCGATCTCGTGGGCCAGCACGGCCTTCACTTCATCGGGCGAAAAACGCTCCAGCAGGCCCTGGCTGACGGCCACCAACGCGTCGTTCTTGTTCCAGCCTGTGGCGAAGGCGTTGGCCTCGTAGGCCGGGAAGATCCCGACTTCGGGCATCTTGATCCCGGCTTCCCGGGACAGTTGCTCGACGGTTTGCAGCAGCCACTGCTCGTGCCGGGTGCGCGGCTGGCTGATGATCTGGGTGCCGGTGCTCATCTTCGCCATCCACTTGGAGATGAACAGCGAGAACAGGGAGCCGGCGAAACCAAAGACGGCACAGAAGACCAGCAGCTGATTGAGGTTGAGGTCAACCCCGTTGGCCGCCATGAACCCGTTGAAGCCGAACAGGCTCAGGGTGATGCTGGCTATCAGCACGACCGCCAGGTTAGTGGCCAAGAACAGCAGGATGCGCATCATGGTTGTAGAAATCTCCTCAAGCTAAAGATGTAGCGTACTGCGGGGTATATAAGGTGCGGCACCTGGCGATTCAACCGGGTGACTATTTCAAACTGTGTCCTACAGCGGATTCCGCGACGTTCGCCGCGTTTTCCGTCATCCGTCATCGCTTGGGCGTCGGACGACGGCCACCCGCCGACGCGGCACCGGCCGTGCATGGCCGGTGCGCATCGCAAGTCTAGAAGCTGTTTGGGGGCGGGTGACGCAGAAGTGTTGCTGAATCCGTCAATGCGCAACGTTCGGGGCGTTGCGCAGCGGAGCGCCGGTCATTGCCGGTAGGATTTGAGGAAGTTGCCGATCCGGCCGATGGCCATGTCCAGGTCATCGACCCGCGGCAGGGTGACGACGCGGAAATGGTCAGGCCACGGCCAGTTGAACGCCGTGCCTTGCACCACCAGCAGCTTTTCGGACAGCAGCAGGTCGAGGACGAACTTTTCGTCGTTGTGGATCGGGCAGACCTTCGGGTCGATCTTGGGGAACGCGTACAGCGCGCCCATCGGCTTGACGCAGCTGACGCCCGGAATGTCGTTGAGCAGTTCCCAGGTGCGGTTGCGCTGCTCCAGCAGGCGGCCTTGCGGCAGCACCAGGTCGTTGATGCTCTGGTAGCCGCCCAGGGCGGTCTGGATGGCGTGCTGGCTCGGCACGTTGGCGCACAGGCGCATGTTGGCCAGCATGTCGATGCCTTCGATGTAGCTCTGGGCGTGGTGCTTGGGCCCGGAGATGGCGATCCAGCCGGAGCGGAAACCGGCCACGCGGTACGACTTGGACAGGCCGTTGAAGGTCAGGCACAAAAGGTCCGGCGCCAGCGATGCGGTGCAGATGTGCACGGCGTCGTCGTAGAGGATCTTGTCGTAGATCTCGTCGGAGAACACCACCAGGTTGTGCTGGCGCGCCAGTTCCAGCATGCCCAGCAGCACTTCCCTGGAGTACACCGCGCCGGTGGGGTTGTTCGGGTTGATGATCACCAGGGCCTTGGTGTTCGGGGTGATCTTGGCCTTGATGTCGGCCAGGTCAGGGAACCAGTCGGCGCCTTCGTCGCACAGGTAGTGCACCGGATTGCCGCCGGCCAGGCTCACGGCGGCGGTCCACAGCGGGTAGTCCGGGGCCGGCACCAGCACTTCGTCGCCGTTGTTGAGCAGCGCCTGCATCGACATCACGATCAGTTCGGAAACGCCGTTGCCCAGGTAGATGTCTTCGATGCCGACGCCTTCGACCTGCTTCTGCTGGTAGTACTGCATGACGGCCTTGCGCGCGCTGAACAGGCCTTTGGAGTCGCTGTAGCCCTGGGCGGTCGGCAGGTTGCGGATCACATCCTGGAGAATTTCGTCCGGCGCTTCGAAACCAAAGGGCGCCGGGTTGCCGATGTTCAGCTTGAGGATGCGGTGGCCTTCCTCTTCCAGGCGTTTGGCGTGCTTGAGCACCGGGCCGCGAATGTCGTAGCAGACGTTGGCGAGCTTGTTCGATTTGCTGAACTGCATGGCGATGTGATCCCGAAAATGAACGATCCAGGCGGCGGGTGGACAACCGGACTGGGATTCCTGCGTCTTCGCACAGGAAGGCATTCTGGGCGGCGGTTTCCGGATTTCGTTTGAATGCGCAGGAACCCGCTGCCAGACTGGCGTGTGACGAGGCGCAATCATACGTGCCGCCCGATCCGTGGAAAAGGTACAGATCGGGCTTTTTCAGCCGCTGAGGTGTGATGATGGAAAAGATCGAAAAAAACCTGGAGGAATGGCGTGCGATGCTCGATCCCGAGCAGTTCAATGTGTGCCGCCTGAGCGCCACCGAGCGACCGTTTTCCGGAAAGTACAACGCCACCAAGACCGCTGGCGTCTACCAATGCGTCTGCTGCAAGGAGCCGCTGTTCGATTCGACGACCAAGTTCGACTCCGGCTGCGGCTGGCCCAGCTTCTACACGCCGATCGGCGAAAGCGCCATGGTCGAGATCCGCGACACGAGCCACGGCATGATCCGCACCGAAGTGAAGTGTGCCCGCTGCGACGCGCATCTGGGCCATGTGTTCCCCGACGGTCCGCCGCCTACCGGGCTGCGTTACTGCATCAACTCGGTGTGCCTGGATCTGGTGCCGCGCGGGTAGGTGTCGTCGGCGATCCGCGGGTCGCCGTTCGGCAAATTAAATTGCACGCAATTCAATTGATCGCTACTTTTACCGCTCCTCAACTTTCAAGAGTGCGCACCATGAGCGACAGCCTGCTGAACATCCCGTGCACCACCATCAAGGGCGAGCAGAAGACCCTCGCCGATTTCGCCGGCAAGGCGGTGCTGGTGGTGAACACCGCCAGCAAGTGCGGGTTCACCCCGCAGTACAAAGGGCTGGAGGAACTGTGGCAGAGCTACAGGGACCGCGGCCTGGTGGTGCTGGGGTTCCCGTGCAACCAGTTCGGCAAGCAGGAGCCGGGCAACGAAGGCGCGATCAGTGAGTTCTGCGAGCTGAACTACGGCGTCAGTTTCCCGCTGTTCAAGAAGATCGACGTCAACGGCGCCGCTGCGCACCCGTTGTTCGTGCAGCTCAAGAAGCGTGCGCCGGGGGTGCTGGGCTCCCAGGGCATCAAATGGAACTTCACCAAGTTCCTGATCGGCAAGGACGGCAGCCTGGTCAAGCGCTTCGCCCCGGCCACCAAGCCGCAGGATCTGCGCCGCGAGATCGAAGACCTGCTCAAATGACCGACCTGCCCGCCGACGCGCTGAAGCTCGACACCCAGTTGTGCTTCAAGCTGTACGCCGCCTCCCGGGCGGTGATCCGCGCCTACCGGCCGATGCTCGATGAACTCGGCCTGACCTACCCGCAGTACCTGGTGATGCTGGTGCTGTGGGAGTGGCAGGACCAGGCGCCCGAACAGCCGACCGTCAAGGCGCTGGGCGAGCGCCTGGCGCTGGACTCCGGCACGCTGACCCCGCTGCTCAAGCGTCTGGAGCAATTGCAGTGGGTGCAGCGCCGGCGTTCGGCGCGGGACGAGCGCGAGGTGCACCTGAGCCTGACGCCGTCCGGACAGGCGCTGCGCGAGCAGGTCGGGCCGCTCAAGGCGCGGCTGCTGTGCGACAGCGGGGTCGACCTGGACCGGCTCGGCGAACTGCGCGACGGCCTCGATCAGCTGCTGGGCCTGATCAAATCGGCGTCATAGTCGGTATCCACTGGTCCAGCAGCGCCGCCAGCTCCTCGCGGCGGAACGGTTTGGCCAGATAGTCGCTCATCCCCGCCGCCCGGCAGCGCTCGCGCTCCTCGGACATGGCGTTGGCGGTCAGGGCCACGATCGGCAGATGGGGCCAGCGACCGCTGCGGCGGATCTGCCGGCTCGCCTCGTAGCCGTCCATCACCGGCATGTTGCAGTCCATCAGCACCAGGTCGAACGCATCGTTCTCCAGTTGGTCCAGCGCTTCGGCGCCATGGGCGGCCACCACGACATCGCAGCCGAGCTTGCCGAGCATGCCTTTGGCCACCAATTGGTTGACCGGGTTGTCCTCCACCAGCAGCACGCGGCCGCGTCGCTGGGTCGGCAGGGTCTCCAGGCGGGCCTCGTCGAGGGTGGCGACGTTCGGCTGCAGGATCCGCCGCAGGGTCTGATACAGCGCGTTGCGGGCCAACGGGCGGCCTTGCTGCTGCAGCGGCGCGAGGGCGGCGGCCTCTTCGGAGGGCATGAAGCTGCCGTAGGCGGTCACCAGCAGGATCGGGGCGTTGAGGGTGGGACGCAGGCCGAACAGGCACTCCGGACAGTCCGTGATCAGCACGTCGGGCGACAGGCCCAGCAGCGAATCCTCGATCGAGCGCCGCTCGTACGCCAGGCCCCAGGTCGGCAGCAGGTTGTTCAGCAGTTCCGCCAGACCGCTGCTGGCGGCCGTGATGGCGAGCACCTTGCCGTGCAGCGGCGCCGGCGCCACGGCGCGGGTGTGGCAGGGCAGCGGCAGTTCGGCGCAGAACTGGCTGCCGAAACCGACTTCGGAACTGATCGTCAGGCGGCCTTGCATGGCTTCGCACAGGTTGTGCGTCAGCGCCAGGCCCAGGCCGGTGCCGCCGAACTGCCGGGTGATGCCGGCGCCGGCCTGGGTGAACGGCTGGAAGATCTTCACCTGGGCTTCCCGGGCGATGCCGATGCCGGTGTCGCAGACTTCGATGCGCACGCCGTCCTTGTGGGTGGTCAGGCGCACATCGACCCGGCCGAAGCGGGTGAACTTGAGGGCGTTGGACAGCAGGTTGCTGACGATCTGCCGCACCCGGGTCGGGTCGCCCAGCACCAGCGCGGGGAAGTGCGGGTCGATCAGGCAGGTCAGCTCGACGCTCGGCGCCGCGTTCTGCGACAGCAGGTTGGCGGTGTCCTCGATCAGCGAGCCGAGGTCGAACGGGATGTTCTCCAGCTCCAGTTGGCCGGCGTCGAACTTCGACAGGTCGAGGATATCGTTGAGCAGTTCCACCAGCACCTTGCCCGAGTCGTGGGCGATCGACAGCTGTTGCTGCTGTTCGGCGCTCAGGGGGCCGTCGAGGGACAAGGCGATCATGCCCAGCAAACCGTTGAGCGGCGTGCGGATCTCGTGGCTCATGTTGGCGAGGAACGCCGAGCGCGCTTCGGCCATGTCCAGCGCGGTGCTGCGGGCCACTTCCAGTTCCTGGTTGGACTGGCTGAGCCGGTTGTTGATCGCCTTGAGCTCGGCGGTGCGGGCCGAGACGATGTCTTCCAGCTGGGCGAGGTAGTCGGTCAGGCGGTTTTCCGCGTTGCGCCGCTGCTGGATCTCCGTGGCGATGTTCTCGAACTGTTGGTTGGCGACCCCGACCAGCACGCCGATCTCGTCGTTGCCGTGCCCGTTCGGGCACTCCAGCGGTTTGGGCTGGGCGCTGCGCGGGTCGCGGCCGCTGAGCTCGCGGATCACCCGCACCAGCGGTTTGGTCAGCATCACGTAGAACAGCGCCAGCAGGATGCCGGTCAGGATC from Pseudomonas ekonensis carries:
- the htpX gene encoding protease HtpX: MMRILLFLATNLAVVLIASITLSLFGFNGFMAANGVDLNLNQLLVFCAVFGFAGSLFSLFISKWMAKMSTGTQIISQPRTRHEQWLLQTVEQLSREAGIKMPEVGIFPAYEANAFATGWNKNDALVAVSQGLLERFSPDEVKAVLAHEIGHVANGDMVTLALIQGVVNTFVMFFARIIGNFVDKVIFKNEEGQGIAYYVATIFAELVLGILASAIVMWFSRKREYRADEAGARLAGTSAMIGALQRLRAEQGLPVHMPDTLNAFGINGGIKQGLARMFMSHPPLEERIDALRRRG
- a CDS encoding pyridoxal phosphate-dependent aminotransferase — encoded protein: MQFSKSNKLANVCYDIRGPVLKHAKRLEEEGHRILKLNIGNPAPFGFEAPDEILQDVIRNLPTAQGYSDSKGLFSARKAVMQYYQQKQVEGVGIEDIYLGNGVSELIVMSMQALLNNGDEVLVPAPDYPLWTAAVSLAGGNPVHYLCDEGADWFPDLADIKAKITPNTKALVIINPNNPTGAVYSREVLLGMLELARQHNLVVFSDEIYDKILYDDAVHICTASLAPDLLCLTFNGLSKSYRVAGFRSGWIAISGPKHHAQSYIEGIDMLANMRLCANVPSQHAIQTALGGYQSINDLVLPQGRLLEQRNRTWELLNDIPGVSCVKPMGALYAFPKIDPKVCPIHNDEKFVLDLLLSEKLLVVQGTAFNWPWPDHFRVVTLPRVDDLDMAIGRIGNFLKSYRQ
- the msrB gene encoding peptide-methionine (R)-S-oxide reductase MsrB codes for the protein MEKIEKNLEEWRAMLDPEQFNVCRLSATERPFSGKYNATKTAGVYQCVCCKEPLFDSTTKFDSGCGWPSFYTPIGESAMVEIRDTSHGMIRTEVKCARCDAHLGHVFPDGPPPTGLRYCINSVCLDLVPRG
- a CDS encoding glutathione peroxidase; this translates as MSDSLLNIPCTTIKGEQKTLADFAGKAVLVVNTASKCGFTPQYKGLEELWQSYRDRGLVVLGFPCNQFGKQEPGNEGAISEFCELNYGVSFPLFKKIDVNGAAAHPLFVQLKKRAPGVLGSQGIKWNFTKFLIGKDGSLVKRFAPATKPQDLRREIEDLLK
- a CDS encoding MarR family winged helix-turn-helix transcriptional regulator, with product MTDLPADALKLDTQLCFKLYAASRAVIRAYRPMLDELGLTYPQYLVMLVLWEWQDQAPEQPTVKALGERLALDSGTLTPLLKRLEQLQWVQRRRSARDEREVHLSLTPSGQALREQVGPLKARLLCDSGVDLDRLGELRDGLDQLLGLIKSAS
- a CDS encoding hybrid sensor histidine kinase/response regulator, producing MDIKFTHRLSYKQARLTVLVGFILGTLLSLLQIGIDYASEDASINREILSLLEISHNPASRIAYNIDAELAQELTLGLLRSPAIISAQLTDNNANVLASVKRPEFQSGYRMVSDFLFGAKRRFEDRLYLDHLPNESLGTLSLEVDTYAFGSRFLRRAEVTLLNGFARSLILTGILLALFYVMLTKPLVRVIRELSGRDPRSAQPKPLECPNGHGNDEIGVLVGVANQQFENIATEIQQRRNAENRLTDYLAQLEDIVSARTAELKAINNRLSQSNQELEVARSTALDMAEARSAFLANMSHEIRTPLNGLLGMIALSLDGPLSAEQQQQLSIAHDSGKVLVELLNDILDLSKFDAGQLELENIPFDLGSLIEDTANLLSQNAAPSVELTCLIDPHFPALVLGDPTRVRQIVSNLLSNALKFTRFGRVDVRLTTHKDGVRIEVCDTGIGIAREAQVKIFQPFTQAGAGITRQFGGTGLGLALTHNLCEAMQGRLTISSEVGFGSQFCAELPLPCHTRAVAPAPLHGKVLAITAASSGLAELLNNLLPTWGLAYERRSIEDSLLGLSPDVLITDCPECLFGLRPTLNAPILLVTAYGSFMPSEEAAALAPLQQQGRPLARNALYQTLRRILQPNVATLDEARLETLPTQRRGRVLLVEDNPVNQLVAKGMLGKLGCDVVVAAHGAEALDQLENDAFDLVLMDCNMPVMDGYEASRQIRRSGRWPHLPIVALTANAMSEERERCRAAGMSDYLAKPFRREELAALLDQWIPTMTPI